TTCGAGGTTTGGATTTCGATCGCGGGTATGGACTCATTCTGATTGACGGAGAACGGGTGCTTGGGGGTGCAATGGGAGAATACGGCATAAGCCTGAACCAGTTGCCTCCACAGATGATAGAACGTGTAGAGATTGTCAAAGGTCCTGGTTCTGTTCTCTACGGCAGCGATGCCCTGGCTGGAGTGGTGAACATAATTACAAAAGCAATCCCGGAAGAACCTCTGTGCAGTTTCCACATGGGGTACGGATCTTACGATACCGTCCAGGCAGGTACTACTCTGGGACGGACGGTGGGCCACACGGGTATCCTGTCAAGCTTCCAGGCGGAAAGGTCTGAGCGAAGCCGTTACGGTGGGCGGACAGACGAGTTCAACGGACGCCACGCCCTTGTTAAAATCTCTCATCCTTTATCGGATTTCCTCGAAACTTCGTTGAAGGTTGCCTACGATAAAATGGAGTGGAATTACATGGTTGAAGAAAAGACCAGGATCAGCCCATCAATCACCTATGAACTGCCGACCGAAGGAACGATTACTCTGAAGGGCTATTGGTACAAGCTTTTTCTCGATAGTTTCTCTCCGGGATATACGCCCAGAAAAGGGAACATATCCTACGGGCATGGCGAAATCAGGTATGCCCAGCCACTCTGGAATCGACATTTCCTGACCATTGGTGGTGAATATCTTAATCGCCGGATTGATGCTACCTTCGCAGATGAGACGGACAGTTTTTGGAGCCTTTATGCTCAAGACGAGATTGAATGGAAGCCTTTTCGATTTGTCATTGGAGGGCGAATTGATAATAACTCTCTGTACGGTACCGAATTCAATCCAAGATTCGCAGCACTATGGCATATAAACGAGTCTGTTTCTCTAAGGGCTTCGGTCGGTCGAGGTTTTAAATCACCGACGATTCGCCAGCTTTACGTTTTCTTCAAGCACGGTAACTGGTGGAACAGACCAAACCCGGACCTGGAAGCCGAGAAATCGTGGGGCTATGACTTTAACCTTGAGTACTTATTTGGAGATAAGTTGAAGTTCGATGTCGGTTACTTCCGTAACGAACTGGAAGACATGGTCGTAGCTGTGGATACGGGAGAGACGCTGGATGGATACCCGGTCAGGACTTGGAAGAATGTGAACAGAGCCTACACACAGGGCGTAGAGTTAAGTTGCAAGTTCATACCCGTTGAGCCCCTCATGTTCACGGTTAACTATACCTGGCTTGATACGGAAGATAAGGAAACAAAAAAAGAGCTTCCTTACAGTCCCCACCATACGGCAACTGTGGGTTTCACTTACCATATTAAACCTCTCGATGCGTCCATCGGCTGGACAACCTCTTTCTACTCCGAAGCCTTCACAAACGATACAAACACTTCAAAGTTGCAGGACTACAGCGTATCAAGCATCCACATCAAAAAACGCATAACGGAGAACGTCTCACTTGCTTTCGACGCAGATAATCTCTTCGATTCGGATTACGGTGAACCTGCAGGGGATTGGACAGGAAGGGTTTTCTTCGGAAAGGTCGAGGTCAACTTCTAGAACAAATTAAGGAGGAAGAGAAAATGAAGAAGTTTAGCAACCCATGCCCGCTTGGAATTGCCGCTTTTTTCATCGTTTTCCTGGGTGCCACCGCTTTTGCCCATGACCTCTGGATCAACGTAGGAGAAGTGAAGCACAACAAAGCCACCGTTGCAGTGGTCTTTGGTCACAACTTTCCTTATTATGACATCCTTATCACCAAAGACAGGTTGGCGGACTTCTTCTATGTCGTCCCATCGGGAGAACGGCGACAAGTCGAGAAGGTTAGAGAAGAAGAAACAGGAGACGGCAAAGGAGCTCTTTTGGCCGATATCCCGTTAGAGGAGCCCGGAACATACGTTGTAGTGGCCAGCATCAAGCGCAGGGGCTCAGAAAAGCAGGTTCCTTCGGAGAAATACGCCAAGGCTATAATCAGCACGGATAGAACGTCACAATCGATTCCACCGTTACCACATGAGCCCAGGCTTGATATCCTTCCGTTGGAAAATCCTGCCTCGATTAAGCCTGGTGTCTGTCTGCCCGTCAAGGTGCTTTACGAAGGGCAACCTCTTTCTACCTATTTGTATGCCACTTATGCTGGTTATTACTCTGAAACCGAACCTTTTCCCATAACCGTTAAAAGTGATGAGGACGGAATAGCATGCGTTCCGGTCGATCGACCCGGGAATTGGCTCGTCCAATGTAGTCACAAAGTCGATATTTCGGCTACTTTAACATTCACTGTGAATGATTGATTTGGACTTGCGTGAATTTGTTTTGGAAATCTGATCAAGAGAAAAATGCGAGCACCTTCCGGACGCAAATCCCAGGAGAAGGGGAGATATTCGTGGGTAAGCGATCCTGAGGCAGGGTTGATATTCAGGCAAGCCTGGAGGTAAGGGGAGAGTCTTTGAAGCTCGGAAGGTACCTTGAAGGTGCCTTTTTGGGCATTAAGGGGTGGGTTA
This Thermodesulforhabdus norvegica DNA region includes the following protein-coding sequences:
- a CDS encoding TonB-dependent receptor plug domain-containing protein; the protein is MCGGRFHFIFLIVVGLLVTLCHQVKAAETVLEELVVTATKNPESTKDVPVKTDVITKEEMENVGAKNVAEAFKLIPGFYLRGENVPGASYWHARLRGLDFDRGYGLILIDGERVLGGAMGEYGISLNQLPPQMIERVEIVKGPGSVLYGSDALAGVVNIITKAIPEEPLCSFHMGYGSYDTVQAGTTLGRTVGHTGILSSFQAERSERSRYGGRTDEFNGRHALVKISHPLSDFLETSLKVAYDKMEWNYMVEEKTRISPSITYELPTEGTITLKGYWYKLFLDSFSPGYTPRKGNISYGHGEIRYAQPLWNRHFLTIGGEYLNRRIDATFADETDSFWSLYAQDEIEWKPFRFVIGGRIDNNSLYGTEFNPRFAALWHINESVSLRASVGRGFKSPTIRQLYVFFKHGNWWNRPNPDLEAEKSWGYDFNLEYLFGDKLKFDVGYFRNELEDMVVAVDTGETLDGYPVRTWKNVNRAYTQGVELSCKFIPVEPLMFTVNYTWLDTEDKETKKELPYSPHHTATVGFTYHIKPLDASIGWTTSFYSEAFTNDTNTSKLQDYSVSSIHIKKRITENVSLAFDADNLFDSDYGEPAGDWTGRVFFGKVEVNF
- a CDS encoding DUF4198 domain-containing protein, whose translation is MKKFSNPCPLGIAAFFIVFLGATAFAHDLWINVGEVKHNKATVAVVFGHNFPYYDILITKDRLADFFYVVPSGERRQVEKVREEETGDGKGALLADIPLEEPGTYVVVASIKRRGSEKQVPSEKYAKAIISTDRTSQSIPPLPHEPRLDILPLENPASIKPGVCLPVKVLYEGQPLSTYLYATYAGYYSETEPFPITVKSDEDGIACVPVDRPGNWLVQCSHKVDISATLTFTVND